DNA from Salvelinus sp. IW2-2015 linkage group LG2, ASM291031v2, whole genome shotgun sequence:
aaaaaaaacagtttttgctttgtctttatgaggtattgtgtgtagattgagggaaaaaaacgatttaatcaattgtagaataatgatgtaaagtaacaaaatatggacaaagtcaaggggtgtgaatactttccgaatgcactgtaccacaCCGCCtcaagccttattgcttaaatatagctcACTTTATCCACCGGAGGTGTCCAGTCAGAGCTGCTATACTAAAGCTGTCCAGTAATGCAATAAACACTGGTTACATTTCACCATTTGTTACTTTAATTAAAAAGCTGTGATTAAAGTACTAACGCAAAGCAAAAGATCTTCAGACATAGTATACATTTTTGGTATTTAATGAGTAACAAAATCCATAACATACAGTAAACATAAAATATCTCTATAAAATATAATGGAATGCCTCTTCTTGTAGACATGTCggtctttgtttctttatttttttaataatcacTGCTAGGATTGGAACCCTTACAATGTAATATCAagttcaatcaagtttattttatatagcccttcgtacatcagctaatatctcgaagtgctgtacagaaacccagcctaaaaccccaaacagcaagcaatgcaggtgtagaagcacatacATATGCATCYAATCAGATAACACGATGACTCATGACAACGTATCAAACTAAATATGTTTGCTACCACACAGAAATAGCATTGTACACATAAATGTTTAGGACATATCCAACTAGGGATAGAGGTTTGACATCTGTTCAATATTTGAATAGTATCATACATTTTTGTTGGATATCAGGATATTGAAAAtacttgtgttttttttacttaAGGACTCTRTTCAATCAGTtccgctttagccgacatccgcatagtggttgttttggcggtgtctgaggtggaactgGAATGCAGACTAACAGAAAATAAGTGAAACTTGACAAATTATCCAACGGATTATGATAATTTGCTTGTAAGAAAAAGGGGGAGATGCAAAAACATTAATTTGTTTTAATTCAATTTGCTCTTTTTCGTGTTGATAGTCTGCAGCATTTATACACATCTGTCCAGCATTGTGGCTGTGGCTGCCTACACATGGATGCAGTAAAGCTGTGTTTGGTTATTGGTCATAAAGCCCTCACTGTCTGTGCTGTGGTGTGGTCTGTGTGCTGATGCAGCGTCCCTGATGCCATATGAAGCACACGTGTCTCACTATTATCTCTAATGCTAATATTAGCCATAACGTATTGTATAGTTACAGCTATGCTATATGTGGTGAAAGAGATATCGAGGCTGTGTCAACACTCCaacctagcttcctttccttgtctcttCTCCTTAAATGATCACTGTTCTGAAAACTCAACATTTTCTGAGACAATTCCGGGACCTCTCTAGTCATTCTAGGTCAGGGGTCACagaaggagggagatgaggaaagGGAGCTGGTTCAAAGTATTATGAGATTGAAGTAGACAGCAAGACTGGTGTCACAGAGCAAGGGACTCTCATTTACAATGAGGCAGCTTTATGAACACAGACATTACTGAAATGGACTTCTGAATACACAACACAATGATTTAAAAACATAGAAATTACAAAATTGGAAAGTCGAAgcataccataaatatgttataatATATCTAAAGTTGAACAATAACAATCTCACAATGAtaatatatgtacagtatttcaATGCCCTTCTAACTATTTACAAAGTGGACTTTAAGGTCCACACAtagcgtacgcacacacacacacacacacctctagcagtttaaaaaataatgcaGCTATTGGGTGAACTCTATATACAATCACTGCTGCAGCTCGAATACAGGCAATGCTAGGACagaccgttctgtgagcttgtgtggcctaccacttcgcggcacTTCGGGCAGCTGAATGAAGTGCACCWACCGCAAACAGCGTGACAATTAagaacgcaaggctttatcgttgggctttttacagaaatgtttggcgatcgactaggaaaTCCTTGGAGATGgaccagttggtgaccactgatctagACTATGTTCTAAATGTTCTTGATGTGTTTTTGAGTTCCAGAGTGTGTTCTAGAGTTCAGTCTCAGATCTGTGGTGTGTTCTCCACAGCGACGGCAGAGTACTCTGTCTCAGAGACATGGGTCTGTTCTATGAGCCTGGCCAGGCCTGTACGTGTGGAGTACTTAAAGATGAAGGCCTTCATCAGGTCGTAGCGGTAGTTCCTGTTGATGAAGTTGTAGAGGATGGGGTTGAAGCAGCAGTGGAGCAGGGACAGACACTGGGTGAGATGCAGCGCCACGTAGAGGGCGTTCTCCAGCCCACAGCTCAGAGGAACCAGGCCCAGCAGGGAGAGGGCATCGGCCAGGAGCACCCCGTGGTAGGGCCCCCAGCAGCCGAGGAACACCACTATGTAGGCCAGGATCACCCTGCGGCTCACACAACGCTCCTGCTCCACTGccgaggaggaaaaggaggaggaggagagtgcttTGGCCAGGAGGGCATAGGCCAGAGCAATGACAGGGAAGGGGATGATGAAGCCAAGCAGTATGAAGCTCAGCTGGACCCCTACCATCCACTCCCTAGGGTGTTCCTCTGGGTACACCGGCCTGCACAGCACTACCTCCCCTTGTGATGACCTCAGAGCCCGCAGGAAGTAAGTGTCCGGCAGGGAAGCCACCAGAGCCAGGAGCCACACCCCCATGCACACGCCGTGGCGAATCAGCTTCCGGCGCCGGCCCCCATCCTCACTGTCGGCCGGCCGCGTCACGCTCAGGTAGCGGTCGACGCTCATACAGGCCAGGAAGAAGATGGAGCTGAAGAGGTTAACGGAGAAGAGCAGGTGGGTGAGCTTACACGCCAACTCGCTGAAGGGCCAGTGGCCGTGCTGTGCCAGGGAGCTCACCCACACGGGCAACGTGACGCACACGCACAGGTCAGCTGCCGCCAGGTGGGCGATGTATAGGTGGGTCTCGTGGCGAGGGGAGGAGCCGGAGGTGGTGCGCTGGGCGCGGATGTTGATCCAGAGGACGAGGCCGTTGGCGGCCAAACCAACCACGAAGATGAAGACGTAGAGGATGCACATGGAGTGGAGCAGGGCGCTGCGGTCGAAGGCCGTGGGACAGCCACCCATCTCCACGCGCGTCCCGTTCTCCAGGAGGCCTGTGAGGTTCAGGTCCTCCCACGTGTCGAACAGCTCATCCAGATCGAAGCTGTTCATCCTTCTGCCGTTTGCTGggaacaatcacacacacctcactgatCTGGGATCTGTAGAGACAAGAAGACAGCAGCCCATCAGTCCTGATCTCAATCTGTCTGTTTGCCATGTCATAGTAAATGTTTGAACTATATTTAGAGAGCGCTGCCCTGAGTTCCTTTGACTTTTATTAACAAGATCTCAACCCATCAGTCCTGACCTCACTCCGTTCCTGGGGCAGAGCTAGATCAGAAAAGCAATTCACTTCTTCACAGAGCCCTGCATTCTACAGTATGTTATGAGATCTAATAAGCACCCAAATGAAAttaccaaaaaaaacacacatagcTTTTTATTATATACACCACCAGATCTGAAGAAATCTAAATGTAGTTAACTcttaaaacaatgatttattcattcattcataatgGCTCTGTTGTTTTGGGATGATTGAGGAGTGACTGCCAAAGCTGTCTTTTGCCATCCAGTCAGAGAGCTATGTTGCCATTTGTCCAAAAAACACAACATCCCGATTAAAATGTGAGGAAGTGGGATCTGTAACCCAAACATTGTGTATTTTCTCAACTTTCCTTGCATTCCCAGATCCAGCGTCAGTCGGGATGAGAAACCCGATGCCGTTTTAAATAATTCTCCCCCTTTTCGTGCTCGTTACAAGGGAAACATTAGCCTCTGCAACTCCAGAAAGAGAAGAGCTGTCATCGCAAGAGGATCAAAGGACAGCTCTGTCATAACCACAACTATGTAATCTGAAAACATTTGAGACtaatcatatacagtacacacacacatgcaaaggGATCCTACACACTCATGCAACATGCATCATGAacacttacacacacgcacacacagctcaATATTTTATTACAGCACAACCTCTGACCTCTCTGTATGTCTGATTATGATTGGTCCTCTTACACTCAGGTATGATGTCTCTCTTCCCCTGACAGTCACATCATGACGGGAGGGATGTGAGGGATGKAAGAACAAACCCTAAACATGaaaacctgtcacgccctgaccatagagagcccttgtttctctatggtgtagtaggtcagggcgtgactagggggtattctggTTTaaaatttctatgttgtgttctagtttatattttctataatggtgttttgtatggttcccaattagaggcagctggtaatcgttgtctctaattggggatcatatttaagtagctatttttcccacctgtgtttgtgggatattgtattGTGCATGTAGCACCACGTAGTCACGCatcgttgttcgtttattgatttattgtttttttgcttaagtttcactttgaaataaatatgtggaactcaacatcatctgcgccttggtcccgttcttacgacaaccgtgacaaaACCATGAGTGATAtaacctctccttttcctcctaaTTGGCACACATGTCCACAGACTGAGACATCAGAGCCRGGTTATTAGTGTTTGCCACTAGTGCCGGCTGTACAACAGGTTACACACTAATTTCCAGCTGGGTACATTTTCcacgtatactgaacaaaaatataaacgcaatatgcaacaatttcaaagacttgactgagttacagttcatttaaggaaatcagtcaattgaaataaattaattaggccctagtatatggatttcacatgactgggcagcggttcagccatgggtgggcctgggagggcataggcccaaccacttggcagccaggcccgcCCACTGGGGAGCCATAATTGTGGCAATTCATATCTTACTATAAAATACTTTAATCTCAAGAGAGGACAGGTTAATTGTCAAAAAAGGTTTAAGTTGTCTTACCTAAAAAATAGTCCTGATCATATAAGCCTAGAATATATCCMaaaaaacaaacaatacactgaatgaatacattttcaggatcctggctggctactttttctatttggctggctactctGTGGGCTTCTGGAAAACACTGGGTTACCAGGGGGTTTAACTACTTTAGACCCGGTCCAGCCACGGTCAAAGACAGTCAGCGCCGCTGGGCGACACAGCGTGTTAAAGTGCATTGAAACGTGACCGCTTAGAGCAGCTGGGTGTGTGAGagctgtgtgagagtgtgtgaccGCAGAACACCACGTTGCCCACGCCAAGTTGTCTGCGATATCTGTGACTGAGTGTGTTAGTGCATGTACCTGGAGCAGGTGCCagtagatgtgtgtgttgtgttagggCTGTCTGTGGTTTCAGCTCATTCTTTCAGCGATCATGGCGCTATTCAATCGATAGCCCCTTTCAGTGCTATTTGGCACTTGACCACTTCACCTCTGGCACACAACCTCAAATCAAATaatttgtattggtcacatacacatggttagcagatgttattgcgagtgtagcgaaatgcttgtgtttctagttcgacagtgcagcaatatctaacaattccacaacaactaccaaatacacacaaatctaagtaaattaATGGAATaagaacatataaatatatggatgagcaatgacagagcagcataggcaagatgcaatagatggtataaaataaagtatatacatatgagatgagtaatgcaagatatgtaaacattattaaagtgacgagtgatccagttattaaagtggccaatgatttcaagtctatatgtaggcagcagcctctctgtgttagtgatggctgtttaacagtctgatggccttgagataaacagcttatttcagtctcttggtcccagctttgatgcacctgtactgacctcgccttctggatggtagcggggtgaacaggcagtggctcgggtggttgttgtccttgatgatctttttggccttcctgtgacatcgggtgctgtaggtgtcctggggggcaggtagtttgcccccggtgatgcgttgtgcagattgcaccaccctctggagagccttgcagttgtgggcggtgcagttgccgtaccaggtggtgatacagcccgacaggatgctctcaactgtgcatctgtaaaagtttgtgagggttttaggtgacaagccaaatttcttccgCCTCCSgaggttgaagaggcgctattgcgccttcttcaccacactgtctgtgtgggtggaccatttcagtttgtccgtgatgtgtacgccgaggaacttaaaactttccaccttctccactgctgtcctgtgatgtggataggggggtgctccctctgctgtttccttaagtccacgataatctcctttgttttgttgacgttgagtgagaagttgttttcctgacaccacactccgagagcccttacctcctacctgtaggctgtctcgtcattgttggtaatcaagcctactactgttgtgtcatctgcaaatgtaACGATTGAGTgtgaggcatgcatggccacgcagtcatggg
Protein-coding regions in this window:
- the LOC111979005 gene encoding atypical chemokine receptor 3; this translates as MNSFDLDELFDTWEDLNLTGLLENGTRVEMGGCPTAFDRSALLHSMCILYVFIFVVGLAANGLVLWINIRAQRTTSGSSPRHETHLYIAHLAAADLCVCVTLPVWVSSLAQHGHWPFSELACKLTHLLFSVNLFSSIFFLACMSVDRYLSVTRPADSEDGGRRRKLIRHGVCMGVWLLALVASLPDTYFLRALRSSQGEVVLCRPVYPEEHPREWMVGVQLSFILLGFIIPFPVIALAYALLAKALSSSSFSSSAVEQERCVSRRVILAYIVVFLGCWGPYHGVLLADALSLLGLVPLSCGLENALYVALHLTQCLSLLHCCFNPILYNFINRNYRYDLMKAFIFKYSTRTGLARLIEQTHVSETEYSAVAVENTPQI